One Flavobacterium sp. 90 DNA segment encodes these proteins:
- a CDS encoding DUF695 domain-containing protein, whose product MGFLDKILGKKESPIVTYSDFWNWFLKHEKEFFKAVQNGENIDQDFFKKLSPKLDEIHEEIYFLTGMLDEHTAELILTPDGAIRNIFLIEELVDAAPIIKGWKFTALKPASDIKDVSINMGGFKFNSDNLKFYPNLHKDYPDEIDLTIIYDDFVEDEKGMQTNGIYIFLDNFLGELHSVTLIDSLKIVGKKDTSEELIPIEKLKDYLIWREKEFVEKYEGVRHDTEHDNYSSLEAKTKDGQIVLAIVNSEVLDWDKKASHPWVLSIEIPFDGSNNNNGMPDNETYQLLNNIEDEIMLDLKDLDGYLNVGRETSAGKREIYFACKEFRKPTKVLNAIIKKYNQLEISYEIYKDKYWQSFKHLEHN is encoded by the coding sequence ATGGGTTTTCTAGATAAGATATTGGGTAAAAAAGAATCTCCAATAGTAACGTACAGTGATTTTTGGAATTGGTTCTTAAAACATGAAAAAGAGTTTTTTAAAGCTGTTCAAAATGGTGAAAATATAGATCAGGATTTCTTTAAGAAATTAAGTCCAAAATTGGATGAGATTCATGAAGAAATTTATTTTTTGACAGGAATGCTCGATGAACATACTGCAGAATTAATTTTAACTCCTGATGGTGCAATAAGAAATATTTTTTTAATTGAAGAATTAGTTGATGCGGCTCCTATAATTAAAGGTTGGAAGTTTACTGCTCTTAAACCCGCATCAGATATTAAAGATGTTAGCATTAATATGGGAGGATTTAAGTTTAATAGTGACAATTTAAAGTTTTATCCTAATTTACATAAGGATTATCCAGATGAAATTGATTTAACGATTATCTATGACGATTTTGTCGAAGATGAAAAGGGAATGCAAACTAATGGTATTTATATTTTTCTAGATAATTTTTTAGGAGAATTGCATTCAGTTACATTAATAGATAGTTTAAAGATCGTTGGTAAAAAAGATACTTCTGAGGAATTAATTCCAATTGAAAAATTAAAAGATTATTTAATTTGGAGAGAAAAAGAATTTGTTGAAAAATACGAAGGTGTGAGGCATGATACAGAACATGACAATTATTCGAGTCTGGAAGCAAAAACAAAAGATGGACAAATTGTTTTAGCGATAGTTAATAGCGAGGTTTTAGATTGGGATAAAAAAGCTTCTCATCCATGGGTTTTGAGTATTGAAATTCCATTTGATGGAAGTAATAATAATAATGGAATGCCAGATAATGAAACTTATCAATTATTGAATAATATAGAAGATGAAATAATGCTCGATCTTAAAGATTTAGATGGTTATTTAAATGTAGGAAGAGAAACAAGTGCGGGAAAACGCGAAATCTATTTTGCTTGTAAAGAATTTAGAAAACCAACAAAAGTTTTAAATGCTATAATTAAGAAGTATAATCAGTTAGAGATTAGTTACGAAATATATAAAGACAAATACTGGCAATCTTTCAAACATCTTGAACATAATTAA
- a CDS encoding amino acid permease, with protein MALSGLFRKKTVQDILKQVAKNEADGHNALGKHLTTRDLTAFGIAAIVGAGIFSTIGKASADGGPAVIFLFLFTALACSFAAFAYAEFASMVPVSGSAYTYSYVAFGEIIAWIIGWALIMEYAVGNITVAISWSDYFTGLLQSGGIHLPQWIQMDYLTASNGFKDATALMQGGKSFENLSTALQASYTAWTTAPTIGSFHFVADLPALFIIILITALVYRGMKESRNASNAMVVVKLCIVLLVIAVGIFYVDTANWDPFAPNGVSGVLKGVSAVFFAYIGFDAISTTAEECKNPQRDLPRGMMWAIIICTILYIAIALVLTGMVRYNELNVGDPLAFVFDKLNLKWMSGIIAVSAVIAMASVLLVFQMGQPRIWMSMSRDGLLPKKFSTVHPKFKTPSFATIVTGFVVAVPALFLNLTMVTDLCSIGTLFAFVLVCAGVLVLQNKTDIPRGKFKTPYINSKFIMPVLLIAGLYYAFAFNNKATMAFINNEAQTNDATTIITSLNKEESTKVFNYLESIDVHNKTAETSDLEHLLSQYQDDDAKYATVVKGLPINDSLKYESGFSLFKHKIPMWIFIFVLIGLAVWSFRQNLSLIPLLGLICCLYMMAELSVWNWIYFTVWLLLGLVIYFTYSRKNSKLNTIA; from the coding sequence ATTGTTGGTGCAGGGATTTTTAGTACTATCGGAAAAGCCAGTGCAGATGGTGGTCCTGCTGTTATTTTCTTGTTTTTGTTTACAGCACTTGCGTGTAGTTTTGCTGCTTTTGCTTACGCCGAATTTGCGTCGATGGTTCCCGTTTCAGGAAGTGCTTATACGTATTCGTATGTTGCTTTTGGAGAAATTATCGCCTGGATTATTGGTTGGGCTTTAATCATGGAATATGCTGTAGGGAATATTACGGTCGCGATTTCGTGGAGTGATTATTTTACAGGACTGCTCCAGAGTGGCGGGATTCATTTGCCACAGTGGATTCAAATGGATTATCTAACGGCTTCAAACGGATTTAAAGACGCTACTGCTTTAATGCAAGGCGGAAAATCATTCGAAAATTTAAGTACTGCTTTACAAGCTTCTTATACAGCTTGGACAACGGCGCCAACAATTGGTTCTTTCCATTTTGTGGCTGATTTACCGGCTTTATTCATCATTATTTTAATTACAGCATTGGTTTACAGAGGAATGAAAGAGTCTCGTAACGCCAGTAATGCAATGGTAGTTGTAAAACTTTGTATTGTACTTTTGGTTATTGCGGTTGGTATATTTTATGTTGATACTGCTAATTGGGATCCGTTTGCACCAAATGGAGTTAGCGGAGTTTTAAAAGGAGTTTCTGCTGTTTTCTTTGCTTATATTGGTTTTGATGCCATTTCTACAACGGCAGAAGAATGTAAAAACCCGCAACGTGATTTACCACGCGGAATGATGTGGGCGATTATTATTTGTACTATTTTATACATCGCCATTGCCTTGGTTTTAACCGGAATGGTGCGTTATAACGAACTGAATGTTGGAGATCCTCTTGCATTTGTTTTCGATAAATTAAACCTAAAATGGATGTCGGGAATTATTGCCGTAAGTGCCGTAATTGCAATGGCGAGCGTTTTGTTGGTTTTCCAAATGGGACAACCTCGTATCTGGATGAGTATGAGCCGTGACGGTTTATTGCCAAAGAAATTTTCTACGGTGCATCCAAAATTCAAAACGCCATCTTTTGCAACAATTGTAACTGGTTTTGTGGTTGCAGTTCCGGCTTTGTTTCTGAACTTAACAATGGTAACAGATTTATGTAGTATCGGGACTTTGTTTGCCTTTGTATTGGTTTGTGCAGGAGTTTTGGTATTGCAGAATAAAACAGATATTCCAAGAGGGAAGTTTAAAACGCCTTATATCAATTCTAAATTTATTATGCCTGTTTTATTGATTGCAGGATTGTATTATGCTTTTGCTTTCAATAATAAAGCGACAATGGCTTTTATCAATAATGAAGCGCAAACAAACGATGCAACGACAATTATTACCTCTTTGAATAAAGAAGAATCAACGAAAGTTTTCAATTATTTGGAAAGTATTGATGTTCACAATAAAACTGCCGAAACATCAGATTTAGAGCATTTATTAAGCCAATATCAAGACGACGATGCTAAATATGCTACCGTTGTAAAAGGTTTGCCAATCAATGATTCATTGAAATACGAATCAGGTTTCAGTTTATTCAAACACAAGATTCCAATGTGGATTTTTATATTTGTTTTGATTGGATTAGCAGTTTGGTCATTCAGACAAAATCTTTCTTTAATTCCGTTATTAGGACTTATTTGTTGTCTTTATATGATGGCAGAATTAAGTGTTTGGAACTGGATTTACTTCACAGTTTGGTTACTACTTGGATTGGTTATTTACTTTACTTATAGTCGAAAAAATAGTAAACTGAATACTATTGCTTAG